Proteins encoded by one window of Streptomyces clavuligerus:
- a CDS encoding cytochrome P450, with amino-acid sequence MVPVSAPAGWAPQPTGTEPIRLWEDGFAADPHRYYERLRAQGPIGWAELAPGIPAYIVVDRRAALDLLHDPETWSHDPRAWEATITEDSPILGMMRWRPNTLFADGDTHVRYRRTLVDAFSRIEPHDLRERVHRAVDILVSRFGPRGSADLVVEFCRPLMGLIFNNLFGLPDSESDRLTDSMAQIVEIAESSAQAEAEYGAYVLELIATKMARRGHDLTSWLLDHPLGLTPEEVTWQVFYTLGAGHEPTANLVSNALSRILGNPAYYTTLTSGSRPVLDAVVEVLRYETPLANYGIHYARQPAGLHGVWIQTAVPVVISYGALAYFAEKGSEGAEHPSDASHLSWSAGPHTCPVKQHTLLIATEAIERLTQWLPDLSPVIPRNRLTWRPGPFHRSLTEFPVRFTPRTPDQSGDRG; translated from the coding sequence GTGGTTCCGGTGAGCGCCCCCGCCGGCTGGGCGCCGCAGCCCACGGGCACCGAGCCGATCCGGCTCTGGGAGGACGGGTTCGCCGCCGACCCGCACCGCTACTACGAGCGGCTGCGGGCCCAGGGCCCGATCGGCTGGGCCGAACTGGCGCCCGGGATTCCCGCGTACATCGTCGTCGACCGGCGGGCCGCCCTGGACCTGCTGCACGACCCGGAGACCTGGTCGCACGACCCGCGCGCCTGGGAAGCGACGATCACCGAGGACTCGCCCATCCTCGGCATGATGCGCTGGCGTCCCAACACCCTCTTCGCGGACGGCGACACCCATGTCCGCTACCGGCGCACGCTGGTCGACGCGTTCAGCCGGATCGAGCCGCACGATCTGCGGGAGCGGGTGCACCGGGCGGTGGACATCCTGGTCTCCCGGTTCGGCCCCCGGGGCAGCGCCGATCTCGTCGTCGAGTTCTGCCGTCCGCTGATGGGGCTGATCTTCAACAACCTCTTCGGGCTGCCCGACAGCGAGAGCGACCGGCTCACCGACTCCATGGCGCAGATCGTGGAGATCGCGGAGAGTTCGGCGCAGGCGGAGGCCGAGTACGGGGCGTATGTCCTGGAGCTGATCGCGACCAAGATGGCGCGGCGGGGCCACGATCTGACGAGCTGGCTGCTCGACCATCCGCTGGGGCTCACCCCCGAGGAGGTGACCTGGCAGGTCTTCTACACCCTGGGCGCGGGCCACGAGCCGACCGCCAACCTGGTGTCGAACGCGCTCTCCCGCATCCTGGGGAACCCGGCGTACTACACCACCCTCACCAGCGGCTCCCGTCCGGTGCTCGACGCGGTCGTGGAGGTGCTGCGCTACGAGACCCCGCTCGCCAACTACGGCATCCACTACGCCCGGCAGCCCGCCGGTCTGCACGGGGTGTGGATTCAGACCGCCGTGCCGGTCGTGATCTCGTACGGGGCTCTCGCGTACTTCGCCGAGAAGGGCTCCGAGGGGGCGGAGCACCCGAGCGACGCCTCCCATCTGTCCTGGTCGGCGGGGCCGCACACGTGCCCTGTCAAACAGCACACCCTGCTGATCGCGACGGAGGCGATCGAGCGGCTGACGCAGTGGCTGCCCGATCTCTCTCCGGTCATTCCGCGGAATCGGCTGACATGGCGGCCCGGTCCGTTCCATCGTTCACTGACCGAGTTCCCCGTGCGCTTCACTCCCCGTACCCCCGATCAGTCAGGAGACCGAGGATGA
- a CDS encoding FadD3 family acyl-CoA ligase translates to MPDDDRSHQDARGARDGNGGPRVPAPPGAPARPGDRSSGAQDPRAPRDTRADGTGHDPRGDLRWGTVGRLVRDAAERYADHEAVVDGRTRVTYAELGTRVERAAAACIAAGIRRGDRVALWAPNTLDWIVCALGAVTAGAVLVPLNTRFKGPEAADVLARSRARLLFVTGAFLGTSYVAALRRETAGAGLPHLERVVVLEGPAPADPRYRTWDAFRADGGTIGADEVRARADSVGPGDTSDIVYTSGTTGRPKGAVLTHAQTLRCYDLWSELAGLRGDDRYLIVNPFFHTFGYKAGIIACLTRGATMIPQPVFDTATVLARIAAERVTVLPGPPTLHQTLLDHPARDHHDLSTLRLVVTGAAVVPLSLVERLRSELRIDTVLTAYGLSEAGGLVTMCRRDDPPGAVAATSGHAVPGTELRILAGPGLPGEILVRGPQVTRGYFEDPGATAAAVDADGWLHTGDIGVLDPAGRLTVTDRVTDMYVVGGFNAYPAEIERLLGLHPDIADVAVVGVPDRRLGEVGRAYAVRRPGATLTADDLIAWARREMANYKVPREVSFVAELPRNAGGKVLKAELRARATTGVSARAATGASAGDTAGTFP, encoded by the coding sequence ATGCCGGACGACGACCGGAGCCACCAGGACGCGCGGGGCGCACGGGACGGGAACGGCGGCCCCCGCGTCCCGGCCCCGCCCGGGGCCCCGGCCCGCCCCGGCGACCGGAGCAGCGGCGCCCAGGACCCCCGCGCCCCCCGGGACACCCGCGCCGACGGCACCGGCCACGACCCCCGCGGCGATCTCCGCTGGGGCACCGTCGGCCGGCTCGTCCGCGACGCCGCCGAGCGGTACGCGGACCACGAGGCAGTCGTCGACGGCCGCACCCGGGTCACCTACGCCGAGCTGGGCACCCGCGTCGAGCGCGCCGCGGCGGCCTGTATCGCGGCCGGAATCCGGCGCGGCGACCGCGTCGCCCTGTGGGCCCCCAACACCCTCGACTGGATCGTCTGCGCCCTCGGCGCCGTCACCGCGGGCGCCGTGCTCGTCCCCCTCAACACCCGGTTCAAGGGCCCCGAGGCCGCCGACGTCCTCGCCCGCAGCCGGGCCCGGCTGCTCTTCGTCACCGGCGCCTTCCTCGGCACCTCGTATGTCGCCGCGCTCCGCCGCGAAACCGCCGGGGCCGGGCTCCCCCACCTCGAACGGGTCGTCGTCCTCGAAGGACCCGCCCCCGCCGACCCCCGTTACCGCACCTGGGACGCGTTCCGCGCCGACGGCGGGACCATCGGCGCCGACGAGGTCCGCGCCCGTGCCGACTCCGTCGGACCCGGTGACACCTCCGACATCGTCTACACCTCCGGCACCACCGGCCGCCCCAAGGGCGCCGTGCTCACCCACGCCCAGACCCTGCGCTGCTACGACCTGTGGAGCGAACTCGCCGGACTGCGCGGGGACGACCGCTATCTGATCGTGAACCCCTTCTTCCACACCTTCGGCTACAAGGCCGGGATCATCGCCTGCCTCACCCGGGGCGCGACGATGATCCCCCAGCCGGTCTTCGACACCGCGACCGTCCTCGCCCGGATCGCCGCCGAACGCGTCACCGTGCTGCCCGGACCGCCCACCCTCCATCAGACGCTCCTCGACCACCCCGCGCGCGACCACCACGACCTGAGCACCCTGCGGCTCGTGGTCACCGGCGCGGCCGTCGTCCCGCTGAGCCTCGTCGAACGGCTCCGCTCCGAGCTGCGGATCGACACCGTCCTCACCGCGTACGGACTCTCCGAGGCGGGCGGCCTCGTCACCATGTGCCGCCGGGACGACCCGCCCGGGGCCGTCGCCGCCACCAGCGGCCACGCCGTCCCCGGCACCGAGCTGCGGATTCTCGCCGGACCCGGGCTGCCGGGCGAGATCCTCGTCCGCGGCCCCCAGGTGACACGCGGCTACTTCGAGGACCCCGGGGCGACCGCCGCCGCCGTGGACGCCGACGGCTGGCTGCACACCGGCGACATCGGCGTCCTCGACCCGGCCGGGCGGCTCACCGTCACCGACCGGGTCACGGACATGTACGTCGTCGGCGGCTTCAACGCCTACCCCGCCGAGATCGAGCGGCTGCTCGGGCTCCACCCCGACATCGCCGATGTCGCCGTCGTCGGCGTACCGGACAGGCGGCTCGGCGAGGTCGGCCGGGCCTACGCGGTCCGCCGCCCCGGCGCCACCCTCACCGCCGACGACCTGATCGCCTGGGCCCGCCGGGAAATGGCCAACTACAAGGTCCCGCGCGAGGTCTCCTTCGTCGCCGAACTGCCCCGCAACGCCGGCGGCAAGGTCCTCAAGGCGGAGCTGCGCGCCCGCGCCACCACCGGGGTGTCCGCCCGAGCCGCCACCGGAGCGTCGGCCGGGGACACCGCCGGAACGTTTCCGTAG
- a CDS encoding cytochrome P450 family protein has translation MSESMSAAPVPPVPPVLPPPPAAPAPPLPPVAPVAIDPFGADIPAEWERLRALGPIVPVELPGGIPAWAPTRYRTLRELILDPRVSKDPRKHWARLPEVEHRPEWGWVMSWLGVINVLTAYGPDHTRLRKLVAPSFTARRTEALRPRVGAITETLLTALGEAAAEPGADGVVDLKDGFTQPLPTRVICELFGVPDELKPDLVRLIAAIMNTVDQSAEHAASVQEQFGTVLPALIAHKTEHPGDDMTTELIRVRDEDGDRLSEEELLFTLLVVIGAGFETTINLIGNTVVTLLDHPEQLAAVRAGEISWDAVINEVLRVNPPIASLPLRFAVSDIDIEGVTIRAGEAILTTFAAAGLDPERYGPDAAVFDAARDADDHLAFGVGVHRCIGAPLARLEAGTALPALFERYPDLSLAVDRAELRQVGSFIAYGWQTIPLRLS, from the coding sequence ATGAGCGAGTCCATGTCCGCCGCGCCGGTGCCGCCCGTGCCACCGGTCTTACCCCCGCCGCCCGCAGCGCCCGCCCCGCCGCTTCCGCCCGTCGCGCCCGTCGCGATCGACCCGTTCGGCGCGGACATCCCGGCGGAGTGGGAGCGGCTGCGCGCCCTGGGGCCGATCGTGCCCGTCGAGCTGCCGGGCGGGATACCGGCCTGGGCGCCGACCCGCTACCGCACGCTCCGGGAGCTGATCCTGGACCCCCGGGTCAGCAAGGACCCCCGGAAGCACTGGGCGCGGCTGCCCGAGGTGGAGCACCGCCCCGAGTGGGGCTGGGTCATGAGCTGGCTGGGTGTGATCAATGTGCTGACCGCGTACGGCCCCGACCACACCCGGCTGCGCAAGCTGGTCGCGCCCAGCTTCACGGCCCGGCGGACGGAAGCGCTCCGGCCCCGGGTCGGGGCCATCACGGAGACGCTGCTGACCGCGCTGGGCGAGGCCGCGGCGGAGCCCGGGGCGGACGGGGTGGTGGACCTGAAGGACGGGTTCACCCAGCCGCTGCCGACCCGGGTGATCTGCGAGCTGTTCGGCGTGCCGGACGAGCTGAAGCCCGATCTGGTGCGGCTGATCGCGGCGATCATGAATACGGTGGACCAGTCGGCGGAGCACGCGGCGTCCGTGCAGGAGCAGTTCGGTACCGTGCTGCCCGCGCTGATCGCCCACAAGACGGAGCACCCCGGCGACGACATGACCACCGAGCTGATCCGGGTGCGGGACGAGGACGGGGACCGGCTCAGCGAGGAGGAGCTGCTGTTCACCCTGCTGGTGGTGATCGGCGCGGGGTTCGAGACGACGATCAACCTGATCGGGAACACGGTGGTGACGCTGCTGGACCACCCGGAGCAGCTCGCGGCGGTGCGGGCCGGGGAGATCTCCTGGGACGCGGTGATCAACGAGGTGCTGCGGGTGAATCCGCCGATCGCGAGTCTGCCGCTGCGGTTCGCGGTGTCGGACATCGACATCGAGGGGGTGACGATCAGGGCCGGTGAGGCCATTCTGACGACCTTCGCGGCGGCCGGTCTCGATCCGGAGCGGTACGGGCCGGACGCGGCGGTGTTCGACGCGGCCCGGGACGCGGACGACCATCTCGCCTTCGGTGTCGGGGTGCACCGCTGCATCGGGGCGCCGCTGGCCCGGCTGGAGGCGGGGACGGCGCTGCCCGCGCTGTTCGAGCGGTATCCGGATCTCTCGCTGGCGGTGGACCGGGCGGAGCTGCGGCAGGTGGGCTCGTTCATCGCCTATGGGTGGCAGACGATCCCGCTGCGGCTGAGCTGA